A single window of Mugil cephalus isolate CIBA_MC_2020 chromosome 1, CIBA_Mcephalus_1.1, whole genome shotgun sequence DNA harbors:
- the LOC125012554 gene encoding uncharacterized protein LOC125012554 yields MVNFTLIPVLLCTFSWISVSVSEFYTVEVQPGEEVTLLCSNFSSFPLRIFWFKLVNGANITRISSMLTSDQNTSFYDGFGTGRFNMTSNSTTLFLNIKPVDSFDSGLYFCGLNQEQGSVTVSLMATHLKVREVPTDEFTNVTTVILAGVTVFLLIIIICLVVIIHPHNIAQYEEVNPQHTENMGSDSLNSLSFRPKVKSRRRPAAERELETHVVYAATR; encoded by the exons ATGGTGAACTTTACCTTGATACCAGTGTTACTCTGCACCTTCA GTTGGatctctgtctcagtctctgaGTTTTACACAGTGGAGGTTCAGCCTGGTGAAGAAGTCACACTGCTGTGCTCCAACTTTAGCAGCTTTCCCTTGAGAATattctggttcaaactggtCAATGGAGCCAATATCACCCGCATCTCATCTATGTTAACATCTGATCAAAATACTTCATTTTATGATGGATTTGGCACTGGCAGATTTAATATGACATCAAACTCAACTACTCTCTTTCTGAACATCAAGCCTGTGGATTCATTTGACTCTGGGCTGTACTTCTGTGGACTTAACCAAGAACAAGGCTCAGTAACTGTCTCACTGATGGCTACACATTTAAAGGTTCGAG AAGTGCCAACTGATGAGTTTACAAATGTGACGACTGTGATCCTGGCCGGTGTAACAGTTTTCCTTCTTATAATCATCATATGTCTGGTCGTCATAATCCACCCCCATAATATag CTCAATATGAGGAAGTGAATCCACAACACACTGAG AACATGGGCTCTGATTCTCTGAACTCTCTGAGTTTCCGTCCCAAAGTAAAAAGCCGCagaaggcctgcagcagagagagaactgGAAACACATGTAGTGTACGCTGCCACAAGATAG
- the LOC125019310 gene encoding uncharacterized protein LOC125019310 encodes MVNFTLIPVLLCTFSWISVSVSEFYTVEVQPGEEVTLLCSNFSSIPINIIWFKLVNSTNNSCISYMTSSDKNASLCDGFGTGKFNMTSNTTTLFLNIKPVDLFDSGLYFCGFYQQQHSVIVSATYLKVQEVLKDGFENVTTVILAGLTFFLLMIIICLVVKIRTLHTAQHEEVNPQQTENVGSDSLNYAPVSFRPKAKSSRRPAAERELEPHVVYATTR; translated from the exons ATGGTGAACTTTACCTTGATACCAGTGTTACTCTGCACCTTCA gttggatttctgtctcagtctctgAGTTTTACACAGTGGAGGTTCAGCCTGGTGAAGAAGTCACACTGCTGTGCTCCAACTTCAGCAGTATACCCATAAATATAATCTGGTTCAAACTGGTCAATAGCACCAATAACAGCTGCATCTCATATATGACGAGCTCTGATAAAAATGCTTCGCTCTGTGACGGATTTGGCACTGGCAAATTTAATATGACATCCAACACAACTACTCTCTTTCTGAACATCAAACCTGTGGATTTATTTGACTCTGGACTGTACTTCTGTGGATTTTACCAGCAACAACACTCAGTAATTGTCAGTGCAACATATTTAAAGGTTCAAG AAGTGCTAAAGGATGGTTTTGAAAATGTGACGACTGTGATCCTGGCCGGTTTAACGTTTTTCCTTCTTATGATCATCATATGTCTGGTTGTCAAAATCCGGACACTTCATACag ctCAACATGAGGAAGTGAATCCACAACAGACTGAG AACGTGGGCTCTGATTCTCTCAACTACGCACCTGTGAGTTTCCGTCCCAAAGCAAAGAGCAGCagaaggcctgcagcagagagagaactgGAACCACATGTAGTGTACGCTACCACAAGATAG